The following are encoded together in the Chlorocebus sabaeus isolate Y175 chromosome 20, mChlSab1.0.hap1, whole genome shotgun sequence genome:
- the LOC103224484 gene encoding LOW QUALITY PROTEIN: COP9 signalosome complex subunit 6-like (The sequence of the model RefSeq protein was modified relative to this genomic sequence to represent the inferred CDS: deleted 1 base in 1 codon), translating to MVAAAAAATNGTGGSSGMEVDAAVVPSVMPSGVTGSVSVALHPLVILSISDYWICMRSQEGSPVQVIGALIGKQEGRNIEVMNYFKLLSHTVEEKIIIDKEYYYTKEEQFKQVFKELEFLGWYITGGPPDPSDIHVHKQVCEIIESPLFLKLNPMTKHTDLPVSVFVSVIDIINGEATMLFAELTYTLATEEAERIGVDHVARMTAIGSGENSTVAEHLIAQHSAIKMLHSRVKLILEYVKASEAGEVPFNHEILREAYALCHCLPVLSTDKFKTDFYDQCNYVGLMAYLGTITKTCNTMNQFVNKFNVLYDRQGIGRRMRGLFF from the exons AtggtggcggcggcggctgcaGCTACAAACGGGACCGGA GGGAGCAGCGGGATGGAGGTGGATGCAGCAGTAGTTCCCAGCGTGATGCCCTCTGGAGTGACTGGGAGTGTTTCCGTCGCTCTCCATCCCCTTGTCATTCTCAGCATCTCTGACTACTGGATCTGCATGCGCTCCCAGGAGGGGAGCCCTGTGCAGGTGATTGGGGCTTTGATTGGCAAGCAGGAGGGCCGAAATATCGAGGTGATGAACTACTTTAAGCTGCTGTCCCACACCGTGGAAGAGAAGATTATCATTGACAAGGAATATTATTACACCAAGGAGGAGCAGTTTAAACAGGTGTTCAAGGAGCTGGAGTTTCTGGGTTGGTATATCACAGGGGGGCCACCTGACCCCTCGGACATCCACGTCCATAAGCAGGTGTGTGAGATCATCGAGAGCCCCCTCTTTCTGAAGCTGAACCCTATGACCAAGCACACAGATCTTCCTGTCAGCGTTTTTGTGTCTGTCATCGATATCATCAATGGAGAGGCCACAATGCTGTTTGCTGAGCTGACCTACACTCTGGCCACAGAGGAAGCGGAACGCATTGGTGTAGACCACGTAGCCCGAATGACAGCAATAGGCAGTGGAGAGAACTCCACTGTGGCCGAACACCTGATAGCACAGCACAGCGCCATCAAGATGCTGCACAGCCGCGTCAAGCTCATCTTGGAGTACGTCAAGGCCTCGGAAGCAGGAGAGGTCCCCTTTAATCATGAGATCCTGCGGGAGGCCTATGCTCTGTGTCACTGCCTTCCGGTGCTCAGCACAGACAAGTTTAAGACAGATTTTTATGATCAATGCAACTACGTGGGGCTCATGGCCTACCTCGGCACCATCACCAAAACGTGTAACACCATGAACCAGTTTGTGAACAAGTTCAACGTCCTCTACGATCGACAAGGCATCGGCAGGCGAATGCGCGGGCTCTTCTTCTGA